A window of Chloroflexota bacterium contains these coding sequences:
- a CDS encoding phosphatase PAP2 family protein: MSIDWALFKLANGLAGRSPILDTAIQMLMNDYALTTAMVLLLFTLWFSGSTLEARERNQRAVLTAIAAVLLANLIVKACNLIFYRPRPFAYHSVTLLFYHPSDSSFPSNAATVGFCFAASIWRFNRKVGIVLYVLACLLALARVCGGVHYPSDILGGLLVGTFSAWLVTTKFDFLNRLWTMIIHQLRRVLLA; the protein is encoded by the coding sequence ATGTCTATTGACTGGGCTTTGTTCAAATTGGCCAATGGACTGGCAGGACGTTCGCCCATCCTCGATACAGCGATTCAGATGCTTATGAATGACTACGCACTCACGACGGCAATGGTCCTTTTGCTGTTCACTCTGTGGTTCAGTGGGAGCACGCTTGAAGCCCGTGAGCGGAATCAGCGTGCCGTGCTCACGGCCATCGCTGCTGTTCTGCTTGCCAATCTCATCGTTAAAGCATGTAACCTAATTTTCTACCGGCCGCGTCCTTTCGCCTACCATTCCGTAACCCTGTTGTTCTACCATCCATCTGACTCCTCTTTTCCTAGCAATGCGGCTACTGTTGGTTTCTGCTTTGCGGCATCCATCTGGCGGTTCAACCGCAAAGTAGGGATTGTTTTGTATGTCTTAGCCTGTTTGTTGGCATTGGCTAGGGTATGCGGGGGCGTCCACTATCCCAGTGACATCCTGGGTGGGCTGTTGGTAGGTACGTTTTCTGCCTGGCTTGTTACTACGAAATTCGACTTTCTAAATCGTCTTTGGACCATGATCATCCATCAGCTACGTCGTGTATTGTTAGCTTGA
- a CDS encoding DUF4445 domain-containing protein — protein MTLPSGSAQDTKCYKIVFRPDGKTVEVPDGVLLSDAIAQTGLRFNLPCGGQGRCGRCKVVVERGKIKRRSTSRLSAIELEQGYTLACQTTIHSDLQVFIPPQEAILRRLPSEKAAAEIPTLPVKCDWQSNPIIQKFFFTIEPPSLSDNTTDFERLQRELAKQHNIRNITASLPVLRKLARTLRESEKEGVGWQVTAVFEMGNWMDEDAPPRLIDLRPGDHTGRTLAVAVDIGTTSNVVYLVDLVSGKFIDSAAAYNAQISCGEDVISRILYARKEGGLEHLQRLVVQTINELLHELAERNRVDLNEIYAMTVAGNTTMIHLFLALDPSFIRLEPYIPTISHPPPVRASELGLHICPEAPVDCLPGVGAYVGGDIVAGVLSSGMFKTYKLTLFIDVGTNGEIVLGNVDWLISCACSAGPAFEGAGVHSGMRATVGAIEEVWINAQTYEPTYRVIGDVPPRGICGSAMISLLAEMFLTGVIDKSGRINRYLNTPRVRIGDHGPEYVVAWAKETQDQKEDIVLTEVDISNLIRAKGAIYAGFSVLTTSVGIDLADVEQVLIGGAFGKYIDVEKAIQIGLLPDMPWERFKYLGNTSVLGAFTALLCRDMRREVVEIARKMTYLELSTDNRFMEQFTSALFLPHTDTTAFPSVMRLLKEQRKA, from the coding sequence GTGACACTCCCGAGTGGCAGTGCACAGGATACAAAATGTTATAAAATTGTTTTTAGGCCGGATGGGAAGACGGTAGAAGTACCCGATGGCGTGCTGCTAAGCGATGCCATTGCTCAGACAGGCCTTCGCTTCAACCTGCCTTGCGGTGGGCAAGGGCGCTGCGGCCGCTGCAAGGTCGTCGTGGAAAGGGGAAAAATCAAACGGCGCAGCACGAGCCGTTTGTCGGCCATCGAACTAGAGCAGGGTTATACCTTGGCTTGTCAGACCACAATTCACAGTGATCTGCAGGTCTTTATCCCACCTCAGGAAGCCATTCTGCGCCGATTGCCTAGCGAAAAAGCCGCTGCTGAAATCCCAACTTTGCCCGTAAAGTGCGATTGGCAAAGCAATCCCATTATCCAAAAGTTTTTCTTCACCATAGAGCCCCCCAGTCTGTCGGACAACACGACCGATTTCGAACGGCTGCAACGCGAACTGGCGAAGCAACACAACATCAGGAACATCACGGCGAGCCTACCAGTGCTGCGAAAGCTGGCGAGAACGCTGCGAGAATCGGAAAAGGAGGGCGTGGGCTGGCAGGTAACTGCTGTGTTCGAAATGGGCAATTGGATGGATGAAGATGCACCCCCACGCTTGATAGACCTGCGCCCTGGTGACCATACAGGGCGTACATTGGCAGTCGCTGTGGACATTGGCACGACCAGCAATGTAGTGTACCTGGTAGATCTTGTCAGCGGGAAGTTCATTGACAGTGCAGCAGCCTATAATGCGCAGATATCCTGTGGCGAGGACGTCATATCACGCATTCTCTATGCCAGGAAAGAGGGCGGATTGGAACATCTGCAAAGGCTTGTAGTCCAGACGATCAATGAGTTATTGCACGAACTAGCTGAACGCAACCGGGTTGACCTAAACGAAATCTATGCCATGACTGTAGCCGGCAATACCACCATGATCCATCTATTCCTGGCGCTTGATCCATCGTTTATCCGCCTTGAACCGTATATCCCCACCATCAGTCATCCGCCGCCAGTGCGGGCTTCTGAGCTAGGACTCCACATCTGCCCAGAAGCTCCGGTAGATTGTCTGCCCGGTGTGGGAGCCTATGTAGGTGGGGATATCGTTGCTGGCGTGCTTAGTTCTGGCATGTTCAAAACATACAAACTGACCCTTTTCATTGATGTGGGCACAAATGGCGAGATCGTATTGGGTAATGTAGACTGGCTTATCTCTTGTGCTTGCTCAGCAGGGCCTGCCTTTGAAGGCGCTGGTGTGCATTCTGGCATGCGTGCTACAGTGGGCGCTATCGAAGAAGTATGGATCAATGCACAAACATACGAGCCGACATACCGTGTCATCGGTGACGTGCCGCCGCGTGGCATATGCGGTTCTGCCATGATCTCGTTGCTTGCAGAGATGTTCCTCACTGGCGTGATAGACAAGTCCGGCCGCATCAACCGCTATCTCAACACGCCCCGTGTACGCATTGGGGACCATGGGCCAGAATACGTGGTGGCCTGGGCTAAAGAGACACAGGATCAAAAGGAGGACATTGTCCTGACCGAGGTAGACATCTCCAACCTCATCCGTGCCAAGGGAGCTATTTACGCTGGGTTCTCCGTACTGACCACTAGCGTGGGCATCGACCTGGCGGATGTGGAGCAAGTGCTAATCGGTGGAGCCTTTGGCAAGTATATTGACGTCGAGAAAGCGATTCAAATCGGCTTGCTGCCGGACATGCCTTGGGAGCGTTTCAAGTACCTGGGCAACACCTCTGTCTTGGGGGCTTTTACTGCCCTGCTCTGTCGAGATATGCGGCGCGAAGTGGTCGAGATTGCCAGGAAGATGACTTATTTAGAGCTCAGCACCGACAACCGATTCATGGAACAATTCACTTCGGCGCTGTTCCTGCCGCACACGGACACCACTGCTTTCCCTTCAGTAATGCGCTTGTTGAAGGAGCAAAGGAAAGCATAG
- a CDS encoding AAA family ATPase: MTMTIAVAGKGGTGKTTFAALLIKYIRSQNLGYILAIDGDPSTNLNLVLGMELPGTIGGIREDTLAQVSTGRYDSSIPKADFFEYRINEALAEGDKIDLIAMGRPEGPGCYCAANSILRSVIDRLGNQYDFVVIDNEAGMEHISRQTTRDVDKLFVVTDMTMRGITAAGHIVGLIKELGTRVHETYLVINRVNGDIPALMKQEIARLGLNLIGTLPQDRTIAEFDLIGKPLIEISEESPIYTAVAEIAAKAGIR, from the coding sequence ATGACCATGACCATTGCGGTAGCCGGCAAGGGTGGCACTGGCAAAACCACCTTTGCGGCGCTGCTGATTAAATACATACGCAGTCAAAATCTGGGTTACATCCTGGCGATCGACGGGGATCCCAGCACTAATCTGAACCTAGTGCTGGGCATGGAGCTTCCGGGTACTATTGGCGGCATCCGTGAGGACACACTGGCGCAGGTCAGCACGGGCCGTTACGATTCTTCCATCCCAAAAGCAGACTTTTTCGAGTACCGCATCAACGAAGCCCTGGCCGAAGGAGACAAGATTGATTTGATCGCTATGGGCCGCCCAGAAGGGCCTGGGTGCTACTGTGCAGCGAATAGCATCTTGCGCAGCGTCATTGATCGTCTTGGAAATCAATATGACTTTGTGGTTATAGATAACGAAGCAGGAATGGAGCATATCAGCCGCCAGACTACCCGCGACGTGGACAAGCTTTTCGTGGTCACCGACATGACCATGCGTGGAATCACTGCTGCTGGGCACATCGTGGGTCTCATTAAGGAGCTAGGCACGCGGGTTCATGAAACATACCTGGTGATCAATCGGGTTAATGGGGACATCCCAGCGCTCATGAAACAAGAAATTGCACGGCTTGGCTTAAACCTCATTGGCACGTTGCCCCAAGATAGGACGATCGCAGAGTTCGATTTGATTGGCAAGCCATTGATTGAGATTAGCGAAGAGTCACCCATATACACGGCTGTGGCGGAGATCGCTGCCAAGGCCGGCATTCGCTGA